A region of Beijerinckia sp. 28-YEA-48 DNA encodes the following proteins:
- a CDS encoding NnrU family protein gives MAILILGLVIFLGAHTLTTLRETRAGLIARFGENGYKGLYSLASAVGLVLIVYGFGSYRAAGYIPVWDPPTWTRHLAMPLVWLAFIALISTYAPPGKIKGWLHHPMLAAVKIWALAHLLANGDLGGIILFGSLLAWAVWDRIAVKRRGDFGAPASASFTKGDAIAVIVGTIAAVAMVYLHPILIGVSIV, from the coding sequence ATGGCAATCCTGATCCTCGGCCTCGTTATCTTCCTGGGCGCCCACACGCTGACGACCCTGCGCGAGACTCGCGCAGGGCTCATCGCCCGTTTTGGCGAGAACGGTTACAAAGGCCTCTACTCCCTCGCCTCCGCCGTCGGCCTGGTCCTCATTGTCTATGGCTTCGGCAGCTATCGCGCGGCGGGCTATATCCCCGTGTGGGATCCACCGACCTGGACGCGGCATCTGGCGATGCCGCTCGTCTGGCTTGCCTTCATCGCGCTGATCTCCACTTATGCGCCGCCGGGCAAGATCAAAGGCTGGCTGCATCACCCGATGCTTGCGGCTGTGAAAATCTGGGCGCTGGCGCATCTGCTCGCCAATGGCGATCTCGGCGGCATCATCCTGTTCGGCTCGCTGCTCGCCTGGGCGGTGTGGGATCGGATCGCTGTGAAAAGACGCGGCGACTTCGGCGCTCCAGCCAGCGCCAGCTTCACCAAGGGCGACGCCATCGCCGTCATCGTCGGCACGATCGCCGCCGTGGCGATGGTCTACCTGCACCCCATCCTGATCGGTGTGTCGATCGTGTGA